A region of Actinomycetota bacterium DNA encodes the following proteins:
- a CDS encoding nucleotidyltransferase family protein, translated as MRGAHAGLASAQVDLLVKIVHHALDAETAQNGQQSASARVDLSLLDEGEFLRAAREHRVEQLLSNQGTAVGIPSRVVDELQELSIESSLQALTLATELTRIWAAFDHAGIRSCTFKGVALSQLTTASLTARGAGDMDFLLEEADLLAAADLLIADGWQLDGFTQQQLHDWWPWIRWSIRAITLNGPRAQLDIHWHLAKERSLLPGTTALLHRSEEMEIAGDRVLTLSRHDSLMAACYHLHHDRYRSLRQVIDVSRLLRGQVNPVVGTKRDLAVTRASSSLAFRLLGGPSAQQFESTGLQIHNIQAQRRQWDRNRLYPLSGRPATSSIEQIQWGYENYRYGRIPVEFARLLVSYALARPESLPHDSGPLTLSELTRSIAGHARARIRRGPIKNPE; from the coding sequence ATGAGAGGTGCCCACGCAGGACTCGCCTCGGCTCAAGTGGATTTACTCGTGAAGATTGTCCACCACGCCTTAGATGCGGAAACGGCCCAAAACGGGCAGCAGAGTGCCTCGGCTCGGGTCGACCTTTCCTTGCTGGATGAGGGTGAATTCCTGCGCGCAGCACGTGAGCACCGCGTGGAGCAGCTTCTGTCCAATCAGGGCACTGCAGTAGGTATTCCCTCCAGAGTCGTCGATGAGCTCCAGGAACTCAGCATCGAGTCATCGCTCCAAGCCCTCACGCTTGCCACCGAACTCACACGCATCTGGGCCGCATTTGACCATGCCGGAATCCGCAGCTGCACCTTCAAAGGGGTGGCCCTGAGCCAGTTGACCACGGCGAGCCTCACCGCTCGAGGTGCCGGGGACATGGATTTCCTGCTCGAGGAAGCCGACCTGCTCGCAGCCGCCGACTTGCTCATCGCTGATGGGTGGCAGCTGGACGGCTTCACCCAGCAACAATTGCACGATTGGTGGCCCTGGATCAGGTGGAGCATAAGAGCGATCACGCTCAACGGACCGCGAGCACAGCTCGACATCCACTGGCATCTCGCCAAGGAGCGCTCACTGCTTCCAGGCACCACTGCACTCCTCCATCGCTCAGAAGAGATGGAGATAGCCGGAGACCGGGTGCTCACGTTGAGTCGTCACGATTCCCTGATGGCGGCCTGCTACCACCTCCATCACGATCGCTACCGTTCCTTGCGCCAAGTCATTGATGTGTCTCGGCTGCTGCGCGGGCAAGTCAATCCCGTCGTCGGCACCAAGCGCGATCTGGCGGTGACCCGCGCCTCTTCCAGCTTGGCCTTCCGCCTACTCGGCGGTCCTTCGGCACAACAGTTTGAGTCAACCGGACTTCAGATCCATAACATTCAGGCCCAGCGCAGGCAGTGGGATCGCAATCGCCTCTACCCGCTCTCAGGGCGACCCGCTACCTCCAGCATCGAGCAAATCCAATGGGGGTACGAGAACTATCGCTACGGCAGGATCCCTGTTGAGTTCGCACGACTCTTGGTCTCCTACGCTCTCGCCCGGCCAGAGTCGCTGCCGCACGATTCCGGCCCTTTGACTCTGAGCGAACTCACGCGCTCCATAGCCGGTCATGCACGAGCCAGGATCCGTCGAGGTCCTATCAAGAACCCTGAATAA
- a CDS encoding DUF4012 domain-containing protein, whose product MRSEKSRKGLRSPAAFASALAVVALLIGIGVALAISWRGTYQQALTTKSTLTQLRNVVQARDWVKVDPLLVQARQESQALDASTHSLSWRLLSMIPVVGSSAGAVGDLATSVEEILIAAQPLVPYAQQVVHWQLQGNDGSFDLSSLAKAAPEIRELGRVLAVSGARLQEVNLSHAPQSLVTAVNEVRDLAVNSADAVTAAADLATWGPSLVGADGARTWLVMLQNPAEARGSGGFPGGYLTVTAKDGRLNVRSVGTSNDLSKHAIPDGSAPADSKSLWGKRLKAWNSFNQSPHFPMVAKLAAAGMAARGEPVGGVVAVDPRMVAALLKVIGPIAASGQTVTAENAEKFFMVDVYAKYRDERVRDDVTMAVVQAILAKFLSVPLDPSALVNALREPIAQGHMRAWSDRPKEESWLAQTAVGGVVLDTAGPVIAVVSNNSAGSKMDAFVSTAIDYRVGSCSDATRQSTIAITLTNNAPKGLPRGLGTYDRYDDYSAPANSTSTVLAVYPPVNSNFNSATIDGKNAPMYLGHERNRQVWYIYLPINQGQKRVLDVSFGQPRVLGVAARVITQSMAIDPEISIADEAACS is encoded by the coding sequence ATGCGAAGTGAGAAGTCTCGCAAGGGATTGCGAAGTCCCGCTGCATTCGCATCGGCGCTTGCAGTCGTTGCACTGCTCATCGGGATTGGCGTCGCGCTGGCTATCTCCTGGCGCGGCACCTACCAGCAGGCGTTGACGACCAAATCAACGCTGACCCAGTTGCGCAATGTCGTACAAGCGCGCGATTGGGTCAAGGTTGATCCACTGCTTGTGCAAGCTCGGCAGGAGTCGCAAGCGCTCGATGCATCCACGCACTCACTGTCATGGCGATTGCTCAGCATGATCCCAGTGGTCGGCAGTTCTGCCGGTGCAGTCGGCGATTTGGCCACTTCTGTTGAAGAAATCCTCATAGCTGCCCAGCCACTTGTGCCCTATGCGCAGCAGGTGGTGCATTGGCAGCTGCAAGGAAATGACGGTTCATTCGATCTTTCATCACTTGCCAAGGCGGCGCCTGAGATTCGAGAGCTCGGAAGAGTGCTGGCAGTGTCCGGAGCACGATTGCAGGAAGTTAACCTCAGTCACGCCCCGCAGAGTCTGGTCACGGCTGTGAATGAGGTGCGCGATCTTGCTGTGAATTCGGCAGACGCAGTGACCGCGGCGGCAGACCTCGCCACGTGGGGTCCCTCGCTCGTGGGCGCGGATGGCGCTCGAACTTGGTTGGTGATGCTTCAGAATCCCGCAGAAGCCCGCGGTTCTGGTGGCTTTCCCGGCGGCTATCTGACCGTCACTGCGAAGGATGGCCGACTCAACGTGCGCTCTGTTGGCACGAGTAATGACCTTTCAAAACACGCCATCCCCGATGGAAGTGCGCCCGCTGACTCCAAAAGCCTGTGGGGCAAGAGGTTGAAGGCCTGGAACAGCTTCAATCAATCACCGCACTTTCCGATGGTTGCCAAATTGGCTGCCGCCGGGATGGCTGCTCGCGGTGAGCCGGTAGGCGGAGTCGTCGCGGTTGATCCGCGAATGGTTGCGGCCTTGCTGAAGGTGATCGGTCCTATCGCAGCTAGTGGGCAGACCGTCACCGCCGAGAACGCCGAGAAGTTCTTCATGGTTGACGTCTATGCAAAATACCGCGATGAGCGAGTTCGTGACGACGTGACGATGGCTGTAGTGCAGGCAATTCTTGCAAAGTTCCTCTCGGTTCCGCTGGATCCAAGTGCCTTGGTCAATGCGCTGCGTGAGCCGATCGCGCAGGGACATATGCGCGCCTGGAGCGACCGGCCGAAAGAGGAGTCCTGGCTGGCACAGACTGCGGTGGGGGGAGTGGTGCTGGACACTGCAGGTCCGGTCATTGCTGTGGTGTCCAATAACTCTGCAGGCAGCAAGATGGACGCATTTGTGAGCACTGCGATTGACTACCGAGTCGGCAGTTGTTCAGATGCAACTCGGCAGTCCACAATTGCGATCACCCTCACCAACAATGCGCCGAAGGGCCTGCCGCGAGGGCTCGGCACCTATGACAGATATGACGATTACAGCGCGCCGGCGAATTCCACGAGCACCGTTCTCGCGGTCTACCCGCCAGTCAACTCGAACTTCAATTCGGCGACCATCGACGGAAAGAACGCGCCGATGTATCTGGGTCATGAGCGCAACCGGCAGGTCTGGTACATCTACCTGCCAATCAATCAGGGTCAGAAACGCGTCTTGGATGTGAGCTTCGGCCAGCCACGTGTGCTGGGTGTGGCTGCGCGAGTCATCACGCAGTCGATGGCTATCGATCCCGAGATCTCGATCGCGGACGAGGCAGCCTGTTCTTGA
- a CDS encoding class I SAM-dependent methyltransferase, translating to MNRDDEVVAAFGDEWSRFDQSDLSQADREQAFAKYFGIFPWDRLPSASAGLDIGCGSGRWAAMVAPRVGSLICIDASPEAAKVAEQNLAHLHNCTVVVASVDSLPVAAGSMDFAYSLGVLHHVPDTQAAIRSCAETLKPGAPLLVYLYYSFENRPRWFRALWRISNVLRQTISHSPAAVRNTTCEVIASTVYWPMARAGALGSRLGAHTEGWPLSTYQHMSYYVMRTDARDRFGTRLEQRFSRAEIETMLLAAGLTDITFAEHMPYWCAVGFRAPTE from the coding sequence GTGAATCGTGACGATGAAGTGGTTGCTGCTTTTGGCGACGAGTGGTCGCGATTTGATCAGTCGGACCTGAGCCAAGCAGATCGCGAACAGGCCTTCGCCAAGTACTTCGGCATCTTTCCATGGGATCGCCTGCCCAGTGCTTCTGCTGGATTGGACATTGGCTGCGGCAGCGGGCGCTGGGCTGCAATGGTCGCTCCCAGAGTCGGCTCACTGATCTGTATCGATGCCAGCCCTGAGGCGGCCAAAGTGGCCGAGCAGAACCTCGCGCACCTCCATAACTGCACCGTCGTGGTTGCCAGCGTGGATTCGCTGCCGGTGGCGGCAGGTTCAATGGACTTCGCTTACAGCCTTGGCGTACTGCATCACGTCCCGGACACCCAAGCCGCGATCCGCAGCTGCGCTGAGACGCTCAAGCCCGGAGCTCCGCTACTGGTGTATCTCTACTACTCATTTGAGAATCGGCCGCGCTGGTTCAGAGCCCTGTGGCGCATATCGAATGTCTTACGCCAGACGATCAGTCACTCGCCAGCAGCCGTGCGCAACACCACCTGCGAAGTCATCGCATCGACGGTCTACTGGCCCATGGCAAGAGCAGGAGCCCTCGGCTCCCGACTCGGCGCGCATACGGAGGGCTGGCCCTTGTCCACCTATCAGCACATGTCCTACTACGTGATGCGAACTGATGCCCGCGATCGATTTGGCACCCGACTCGAACAACGGTTCAGTCGAGCCGAAATTGAGACGATGTTGCTCGCCGCCGGCCTCACTGACATCACCTTCGCAGAACATATGCCGTACTGGTGTGCAGTCGGCTTTCGCGCACCGACCGAGTGA
- a CDS encoding NAD-dependent epimerase/dehydratase family protein yields the protein MRILVTGGAGFIGSNLVRALVGLHHKVVVLDDLSTGLESNLDGTGAELVLGSIADPLAVDSAVRGADAIVHLAARGSVPRSIQEPEATHLVNATGTLNVLAAARTTGAHVIFSSSSSVYGANTVLPKREEMWMQPISPYAASKMAAESYALAYREVYDMDVLVLRFFNVYGPWQRPDHDYAAVIPRFAWNGLHGLPIEIHGDGNQTRDFTHVDSVVAVIIDALDRRFGWQTPVNLAFGQSISVNDVIAELNRQLGIVMEVVSLAARAGDVRNSMNDPALLTELFPQARAIAFSEGIASVLDWLR from the coding sequence GTGAGAATTCTGGTGACTGGAGGAGCCGGTTTTATCGGCTCCAACTTGGTGCGGGCCCTGGTGGGTCTTCACCACAAGGTTGTGGTGCTCGATGATCTCTCAACTGGGCTTGAATCCAATCTGGACGGTACAGGCGCTGAACTCGTCCTCGGCTCTATCGCGGATCCGCTGGCGGTGGATTCAGCAGTCCGAGGAGCCGATGCGATTGTGCACCTAGCGGCGCGCGGTTCGGTTCCTCGTTCGATCCAAGAGCCCGAAGCCACGCATCTGGTCAACGCAACAGGCACGCTGAATGTGTTGGCAGCTGCCCGAACGACAGGCGCGCACGTCATCTTCTCCTCTTCCTCCTCGGTGTATGGCGCTAACACAGTGCTGCCGAAACGGGAGGAGATGTGGATGCAGCCGATCTCGCCATACGCCGCCAGCAAGATGGCCGCAGAGTCATATGCCCTTGCCTACCGCGAGGTGTACGACATGGATGTGCTCGTGTTGCGCTTCTTCAATGTGTACGGCCCGTGGCAGCGTCCCGATCACGATTACGCAGCGGTGATTCCCAGATTTGCGTGGAACGGGCTGCATGGGCTGCCAATCGAGATTCACGGAGACGGCAATCAGACTCGTGATTTCACACATGTGGATTCGGTCGTTGCGGTCATCATCGATGCTCTTGATCGCCGCTTTGGATGGCAGACGCCAGTCAATCTGGCCTTTGGTCAGAGCATTTCTGTCAACGATGTCATCGCAGAGCTCAATCGCCAGCTCGGAATAGTGATGGAGGTCGTCTCGCTTGCAGCGCGAGCAGGCGACGTGCGCAATTCGATGAATGATCCGGCCTTGCTGACCGAGCTCTTCCCGCAGGCCCGCGCAATTGCGTTCTCTGAGGGCATTGCGTCAGTGCTTGATTGGCTGCGGTAG
- a CDS encoding GDP-mannose 4,6-dehydratase, giving the protein MRTLVTGGAGFIGSHLVDRLVEQGDSVVILDDLSTGRHENIRQHADNPQVEFILGSILKADVVDAAMANVERVFHLAAAVGVNLIVQRPLESLATNVRGSDIVLEKCHKYGRKVLVTSTSEIYGKNTSDALNEEDDRILGSPLKSRWSYSAAKSIEEVLAYGYWSEKGLPTVIARLFNTVGPRQVGQYGMVVPRLVDQALRNAPITVFGDGTQTRCFCHVGDSVTALIGLMENREAEGRVFNVGNAKEISMMNLARAIREQLGSDSEITLVPYEQAYGAGFEDMQRRRPDLSRIFELLGWEPQLTLEQIIKDVSTDLRSRTA; this is encoded by the coding sequence GTGCGGACGCTTGTCACTGGTGGGGCCGGGTTCATCGGATCCCATCTTGTTGACCGTCTGGTCGAACAAGGGGATTCAGTTGTGATCCTCGACGATCTCTCAACGGGTCGCCACGAGAACATCCGCCAGCACGCTGACAATCCACAGGTCGAGTTCATCTTGGGCTCGATTTTGAAAGCCGATGTTGTTGATGCTGCGATGGCAAACGTCGAGCGCGTGTTCCACCTGGCAGCCGCAGTTGGAGTCAACCTGATTGTTCAGCGGCCCCTGGAGAGTCTGGCGACAAATGTGCGGGGCAGTGACATCGTTCTTGAGAAATGCCACAAATACGGCCGCAAGGTGCTCGTCACCTCCACCAGCGAGATCTATGGCAAGAACACCTCTGATGCCCTCAATGAAGAGGACGACCGGATACTCGGCTCGCCGCTGAAATCCCGCTGGTCCTACAGCGCAGCGAAATCCATTGAAGAGGTCCTCGCATACGGCTACTGGAGCGAGAAGGGTCTGCCCACAGTCATCGCTCGCCTGTTCAACACCGTTGGCCCACGCCAGGTGGGCCAATACGGCATGGTGGTTCCGCGTCTCGTGGATCAAGCCTTGCGCAATGCGCCCATCACAGTGTTCGGTGATGGCACCCAAACGCGCTGCTTCTGCCACGTTGGAGACTCAGTGACAGCGCTGATCGGACTCATGGAAAACCGAGAGGCTGAGGGGCGCGTCTTCAACGTAGGGAATGCCAAAGAAATTTCCATGATGAATCTGGCTCGAGCCATTCGCGAGCAACTCGGATCCGACAGCGAGATCACCCTGGTGCCCTATGAGCAGGCCTATGGGGCCGGCTTTGAGGACATGCAGCGTCGTCGCCCCGATCTCTCGCGTATCTTCGAGCTGCTGGGTTGGGAACCCCAACTCACTCTTGAGCAGATCATCAAGGATGTCTCAACAGACTTGCGGTCCCGGACTGCGTAA
- a CDS encoding MraY family glycosyltransferase translates to MNSLPVFSAALVFLGALALSATLVWLSIAVAHRFEVLDRPDGGRKLQTYAIPKLGGVAIAIAFTASSLWLLSRSEESHVLDEALGFLLPAIAAAAIGYADDKRGLSPNLRLFLQACVGVAIAFALHDTVNITGSTFIDSALIVLWVMALINGVNLLDNSDGLAGATVLVSALASSAVAILGGQYLIAALGLALAGTAAGFLALNWNPARVYMGDSGAYFLGAMLAALTMQLKVSYAHMPWTLAIPLLLASLPLLDTSFVVISRLHRRINPFTAGRDHLSHRLQGAGLSVRSSVVTLEILLLLTGVGAFAITLSSR, encoded by the coding sequence ATGAACTCGCTCCCCGTTTTCAGCGCGGCCCTGGTTTTTCTTGGGGCTCTGGCACTCAGCGCAACTCTGGTCTGGCTCAGCATCGCGGTCGCACATCGCTTTGAAGTTCTGGACAGGCCTGATGGCGGTCGCAAGCTGCAGACGTATGCCATCCCCAAACTTGGCGGGGTGGCTATCGCTATCGCCTTTACTGCCTCATCTCTTTGGTTGCTCTCGCGCAGTGAGGAGTCGCATGTCCTGGATGAAGCCCTTGGTTTCCTGCTTCCCGCCATCGCCGCCGCCGCAATTGGATATGCCGATGACAAACGGGGGCTGAGCCCAAATCTTCGATTGTTTCTTCAGGCATGTGTCGGCGTGGCAATCGCCTTTGCGCTGCATGACACCGTGAATATCACCGGGTCGACCTTCATAGATTCTGCGCTAATCGTGTTGTGGGTGATGGCACTCATCAACGGGGTCAACCTGCTTGACAATTCCGACGGCTTGGCTGGCGCAACAGTGCTCGTTTCAGCACTGGCGAGTTCCGCTGTGGCGATCCTTGGTGGCCAATATCTGATCGCTGCTCTGGGCCTTGCGCTCGCTGGCACAGCAGCCGGTTTCCTGGCGCTCAATTGGAATCCGGCTCGCGTCTACATGGGCGACTCAGGCGCGTATTTTCTCGGAGCCATGCTCGCCGCACTCACCATGCAACTCAAGGTGTCCTATGCACACATGCCATGGACCCTGGCCATCCCACTTCTGCTCGCCTCGCTGCCACTGCTGGATACCAGTTTCGTGGTGATCTCCAGACTGCATCGCCGCATCAACCCGTTTACCGCGGGGCGCGATCACCTCAGCCATCGCCTGCAAGGGGCTGGCCTCAGCGTGCGCAGTTCCGTTGTCACCCTCGAAATCCTGCTTCTCCTCACTGGGGTCGGTGCCTTCGCCATCACCTTGAGCAGTCGATGA
- a CDS encoding glycosyltransferase, which translates to MRVIARMNVGGPAVQVAGLMRNLDHERFDQRLYTGWCAPDEADYLLTQAPDVPVNRVDGLGRAVRPGEDLLVVRRLHRAIREFHPDIIHTHTAKAGAIGRSAALLANTDALLVHTFHGHLLHGYFSPAKTKAVIALESFLARRTTTLVAVGPQVREDLLAVGIGRREQFEIIPPGLEFPDPPPKAEARAALDIDPEATVISLIGRLTTIKRADRFADAVELLMRRLPQVSMRFLVAGDGDTASTLADTIVKRDLPITMLGWRSDIPAILAATDILVLTSDNEGTPISLIQAAMAGLPVVATNVGSVKDVVVDQTTGLLTACTAQAIADAMQELVEDRPTRNQMGSAAFELAQGKYTVKRLAADHSRLYETLLDMNGSS; encoded by the coding sequence ATGCGGGTGATTGCACGCATGAACGTCGGTGGACCCGCAGTCCAGGTCGCCGGTCTCATGCGAAATTTGGATCACGAGCGCTTTGATCAACGGCTCTACACCGGTTGGTGCGCACCGGACGAGGCCGACTATCTCCTCACCCAGGCACCCGATGTCCCCGTGAACCGAGTCGACGGGCTGGGTCGCGCAGTTCGCCCGGGTGAGGATCTGCTCGTGGTGAGGCGACTGCATCGCGCGATCCGAGAGTTCCATCCAGACATCATCCATACGCACACCGCAAAGGCCGGGGCCATCGGACGATCTGCGGCGCTGCTCGCCAACACAGACGCACTACTTGTCCACACATTCCATGGGCACTTACTTCACGGCTACTTCAGTCCGGCCAAGACCAAGGCCGTCATTGCGCTCGAGTCGTTCCTGGCCAGGCGCACCACGACACTCGTAGCCGTTGGCCCACAGGTGCGCGAGGATCTGCTCGCAGTTGGCATCGGTCGTCGCGAGCAGTTCGAGATCATCCCGCCCGGGCTCGAATTTCCGGATCCACCTCCCAAAGCCGAAGCGCGAGCAGCACTTGACATTGATCCAGAAGCAACAGTGATCTCACTGATCGGGCGGCTGACCACGATCAAACGCGCAGATCGGTTCGCAGATGCGGTCGAGTTGCTCATGCGTCGACTTCCACAGGTCTCAATGCGCTTCCTGGTCGCCGGAGATGGCGATACTGCCAGCACACTTGCCGACACAATCGTCAAGAGAGATCTGCCCATCACCATGCTCGGTTGGCGATCCGATATTCCGGCCATCCTGGCTGCCACCGATATCCTGGTGCTCACCAGCGACAACGAAGGCACCCCGATCAGTCTGATTCAAGCCGCGATGGCTGGGCTTCCTGTCGTAGCGACCAATGTTGGTTCAGTCAAGGATGTGGTTGTCGACCAAACAACCGGGCTACTGACAGCTTGCACAGCGCAGGCCATTGCCGATGCCATGCAAGAGCTTGTTGAAGACAGACCTACGCGCAACCAGATGGGAAGCGCAGCCTTCGAACTGGCCCAGGGCAAATACACAGTCAAGAGGCTTGCCGCTGATCACTCTCGACTGTACGAGACACTTCTCGATATGAACGGATCCAGCTAA
- the asnB gene encoding asparagine synthase (glutamine-hydrolyzing): MCGIAGIVGARAGDRAALELMTRTMTHRGPDDEGYWHSDHASVGMRRLSIIDVAHGQQPYTNESGSIIVVFNGEIYNHAELRTRLEVRGHRLASMADGEVIAHLYEDDPEDFMAQLDGMFAIAIVDRAQHRLTLVRDRWGKKPLLYSQFNGSMTFASEMRALLASPLLPPSANEESIGAYLTLGYVPAPYTAINGILQLPAGSVLRADLDGQIESVTRWWSPIVEPDTSLTLEDAVDQLEVLLLEAVRKRLQSERPLGIFLSGGVDSSLIAAAAVRVSSDPVRTFSIGFDDPAYDESQHAQQVATALGTRHGNFNAADHTEEILGGLADVLDQPFADSSLVPTLLLSRMAREQVVVALGGDGGDELFGGYVRYRAVPSLQRMQSIPGGFEVARAMNPVLQRAIGERRASRLRASLSRYPTLQDRYLATMSLNPLRHSTQAEQAFASAWNSQPGLAQSLRPRTTDFLTYLPSDICFKADIATMAFGLELRSPLLDQAVSAFALTFTDELLFANGGKPVLKALARRWIPGFDADRPKMGFGMPMQGLVGPSSNRTDAALWAEATLDRWRGRWLPASITESSALSNPADVHIVEVIHGLNLGGTESALVRRLRHQPPNVRTTVICVDPSLDHFNAEVSALADDLITLGNAHQSQASLISMIRALNPDVIVSHTPRVSFRILSSNLSTEVPVIVVANASVSSSKRAMQPVVSMALRSVNRRAVLHIASSTPAAHGSQCKGARQIAVLPLGAELEPAGEQVTPWPSKTRIRLLSLNRLTYLKNLPTLVDAVADEATIMREAGANLAILGEGPAGPQIQARISKRGVADIVRLAPAMYPPTAALLQADALIVSSLQEGGPVTVYEALLAGTRITSTPVGVCSDVLVDDPGLIVLTDSSRESLRLGIRRTLEQGPLGARERELRAASALVWDSKSAAQQFYSTVLGEISVLT, from the coding sequence ATGTGTGGAATTGCGGGAATCGTGGGTGCTCGGGCCGGAGATCGTGCTGCCCTTGAACTGATGACCAGGACCATGACTCACCGGGGGCCAGATGATGAGGGCTACTGGCACTCAGATCACGCGTCAGTGGGCATGCGGCGACTGTCAATCATCGATGTTGCGCATGGGCAGCAGCCATACACGAATGAATCGGGTTCGATCATCGTTGTATTCAACGGCGAGATCTACAACCACGCCGAGCTGCGCACACGTTTGGAAGTTCGCGGTCACCGACTCGCCAGCATGGCTGACGGCGAAGTCATCGCGCATTTGTACGAGGATGATCCTGAAGATTTCATGGCTCAACTTGATGGCATGTTCGCCATCGCCATTGTCGATCGCGCGCAACATCGACTCACGCTTGTTCGCGATCGGTGGGGCAAGAAGCCATTGCTGTACTCACAATTCAATGGAAGCATGACCTTCGCATCTGAAATGCGCGCACTACTTGCCAGCCCCTTGCTCCCCCCATCCGCAAACGAGGAGAGCATCGGCGCGTACCTCACTCTGGGTTACGTGCCAGCGCCATACACGGCAATCAACGGCATCCTGCAACTGCCCGCCGGGAGCGTGCTCAGGGCCGATCTCGACGGGCAGATCGAATCAGTGACTCGCTGGTGGAGCCCGATTGTTGAACCCGACACCTCGCTCACCCTTGAGGACGCGGTCGACCAGTTGGAAGTGCTGCTGCTCGAGGCAGTGCGCAAGCGACTTCAGAGCGAACGACCCCTTGGCATCTTTCTATCTGGCGGAGTCGACTCCAGCCTGATCGCGGCCGCGGCTGTGCGCGTCTCATCTGATCCCGTCCGCACCTTTTCCATTGGCTTTGACGACCCGGCATACGACGAATCGCAACACGCACAGCAGGTGGCGACCGCGCTTGGCACCCGACACGGCAACTTCAATGCGGCCGATCACACCGAGGAGATTCTTGGCGGTCTGGCTGATGTGCTTGATCAGCCCTTTGCTGACTCAAGTCTTGTCCCGACTCTCCTCCTTTCACGAATGGCCCGCGAGCAGGTCGTCGTTGCACTCGGTGGCGATGGCGGAGATGAACTGTTCGGGGGGTATGTGCGCTACCGGGCCGTGCCCTCACTCCAGCGAATGCAAAGCATCCCAGGCGGATTTGAAGTTGCGCGAGCAATGAACCCTGTACTGCAACGAGCCATCGGTGAACGCCGCGCTTCGCGACTGCGCGCGTCACTCAGCCGATACCCGACTCTGCAGGATCGCTACTTAGCAACGATGTCCCTGAATCCCCTTCGCCATTCGACACAGGCCGAGCAGGCCTTCGCTTCTGCGTGGAACTCACAGCCTGGACTTGCGCAAAGCCTGCGCCCGCGGACAACTGACTTCCTCACCTATCTGCCCTCAGACATCTGTTTCAAAGCCGATATCGCAACGATGGCCTTCGGTCTGGAGTTGCGCTCACCGCTGCTCGACCAAGCGGTAAGTGCATTTGCGCTGACCTTTACCGATGAACTGCTGTTTGCCAACGGGGGCAAACCCGTACTGAAGGCTCTGGCACGACGGTGGATTCCCGGCTTCGATGCAGATCGACCCAAGATGGGATTTGGGATGCCGATGCAGGGACTTGTCGGCCCAAGTTCGAACAGGACAGATGCCGCGCTATGGGCCGAGGCAACCCTCGATCGCTGGCGAGGTCGATGGTTGCCCGCATCGATCACAGAGTCGTCTGCGTTATCGAACCCAGCAGATGTTCACATCGTCGAGGTGATCCATGGCCTCAATCTGGGCGGCACCGAGAGTGCCCTAGTGCGCCGACTCCGTCATCAGCCACCGAATGTGCGCACGACCGTCATTTGTGTGGATCCGAGTCTGGATCATTTCAATGCTGAGGTCAGCGCATTGGCCGATGATTTGATCACCCTCGGCAATGCTCATCAATCTCAAGCTTCGCTGATCTCAATGATTCGAGCCCTCAATCCGGATGTCATTGTCAGTCACACTCCGCGAGTGAGCTTTCGAATTCTCTCGTCAAATCTGTCTACTGAAGTACCCGTAATTGTGGTTGCCAATGCAAGTGTCTCCAGTTCCAAGCGAGCGATGCAACCAGTAGTTTCAATGGCATTGCGCAGCGTCAATCGCAGAGCAGTTCTGCACATTGCCTCGTCAACACCGGCGGCGCATGGAAGTCAATGCAAGGGTGCGCGCCAAATTGCGGTACTTCCGCTCGGGGCGGAGTTGGAGCCTGCCGGCGAGCAGGTGACACCTTGGCCTTCTAAGACTCGCATCCGCCTGCTGTCACTCAATCGACTGACGTATCTCAAGAATCTGCCGACCCTTGTCGACGCGGTCGCAGACGAGGCCACAATCATGCGTGAGGCTGGTGCCAACCTTGCAATCCTTGGCGAAGGACCCGCGGGTCCGCAGATTCAAGCGCGGATCAGCAAGCGTGGGGTTGCGGACATTGTGCGACTCGCTCCGGCGATGTACCCGCCGACGGCAGCTCTGCTCCAAGCTGATGCCCTGATTGTGAGTTCCCTGCAGGAGGGAGGGCCTGTGACCGTGTATGAGGCACTGCTGGCCGGAACTCGGATTACGAGTACTCCCGTTGGTGTCTGCAGCGACGTACTCGTCGATGACCCAGGGCTCATTGTGTTAACGGACTCAAGTCGCGAAAGTCTGCGGCTTGGGATTCGCCGAACCCTCGAACAGGGGCCACTTGGAGCCCGGGAACGTGAATTGCGCGCAGCGTCCGCACTTGTCTGGGATTCAAAGAGTGCTGCCCAACAGTTTTATAGCACTGTGCTGGGGGAGATTTCGGTGCTCACATGA